One Falco peregrinus isolate bFalPer1 chromosome 6, bFalPer1.pri, whole genome shotgun sequence DNA segment encodes these proteins:
- the CPM gene encoding carboxypeptidase M isoform X2 codes for MARTPPSPTCTASGARWKTVGREMLLHLIDFLVTSYRRDPVITRLLNNTRIHIMPTMNPDGFEATKVPDCYYTQGRYNKNGQDLNRNFPDAFESNNASIQPETQAVMNWIKNETFVLSANLHGGALVASYTFDNGNSVTGSLKGYSRSPDDDVFIHLAKTYSFNHASMYKGNGCDNRQTFPEGITNGYSWYQLEGGMQDYNYVWGQCFEITLELSCCKYPPADQLEGFWRDNKAALIEYIKQVHLGVKGQVTDKDGNPIPNAIVEAKGRPHVCPYRTNEQGEYYLLLLPGTYVINATVPGFKSMLKTVEIPDNTGNFSALKQDFSFSEVAIKSTAVSCPKTPLYQELERTSAAAKPTLHILVLMTAMLVIFK; via the exons ACTGTTGGGAGAGAAATGCTGCTGCATTTGATAGACTTCCTGGTGACCAGCTATAGACGTGACCCAGTTATTACCCGGTTACTCAATAATACCCGGATTCATATCATGCCAACAATGAATCCTGATGGATTTGAAGCTACAAAAGTGCCTGATTGTTATTACACACAAGGAAG GTACAATAAGAACGGACAAGATCTGAACAGAAATTTTCCTGATGCCTTTGAAAGTAACAACGCTAGCATCCAGCCTGAGACTCAAGCAGTAATGAACTGGATAAAAAATGAAACGTTTGTTCTTTCAGCAAACTTGCATGGGGGTGCCCTGGTTGCCAGTTACACCTTTGATAATGGTAACTCAG TTACTGGCTCCCTGAAAGGCTACAGCAGGTCTCCAGATGATGATGTCTTTATTCATCTGGCAAAAACCTACTCTTTCAACCATGCCAGCATGTACAAAGGGAACGGGTGTGACAACAGACAGACCTTTCCAGAAGGCATTACCAATGGGTATTCTTGGTACCAGCTGGAAG GTGGCATGCAAGATTACAACTATGTCTGGGGACAGTGTTTTGAAATTACATTGGAGCTGTCATGCTGTAAATATCCTCCAGCAGACCAACTGGAAGGCTTCTGGAGAGACAACAAAGCTGCTCTGATAGAATATATAAAACAAGTACATCTAG GCGTCAAGGGTCAAGTTACTGACAAGGATGGGAATCCTATTCCCAATGCCATCGTGGAAGCCAAGGGAAGGCCTCATGTCTGCCCTTACAGAACAAATGAACAAGGGGAGTACTATCTTCTCCTTTTGCCTGGGACGTACGTGATCAAT GCTACTGTCCCGGGATTTAAATCGATGCTGAAGACAGTGGAAATACCTGACAATACTGGCAACTTCAGTGCTTTGAAACAAGACTTCTCTTTCTCAGAAGTCGCTATCAAGTCAACAGCTGTTTCGTGTCCCAAAACTCCCCTCTACCAAGAGCTCGAACGgacttcagctgcagcaaagccaaCTCTGCATATCTTGGTTTTAATGACCGCTATGCttgtaattttcaaataa